The Pseudomonas azadiae genome contains a region encoding:
- a CDS encoding toprim domain-containing protein: MKEDLRHDVLQRLQSDFGLKHRAGTDYMRGGTCPKCRKKELYSRFDTPWMVICGRPEKCGHTLHVKELYDDLFEDWSKRAPATDQHPNATARAYLEFARGFRFELIQGWFTQETFYSVEHNAGSATVRFALEKGGWWERLIDQPHRFGKMKARFKSKDSYRGVWWCPPCVDLLEAKEIWIVEGIFDAIALVHNDIAAVSAMSSNAFPGDSLKALVKTREGGKLPKLVWALDNEPSANAYTRRWVREARALGFVCESAQIPQRDGRKSDWNDLHQRWNFIQDEAKRADQIATDLKQARHQGALLLAESAAEKALLMYDWNKRGEFHLGFGNRLYWFKLDMEKFNRAMSDIEDSENHDDQLLNQAQQREKALQQSGSVVEIANCYPQALYFQRNEVTDESWYYMRVDFPHDSESVKNTFTSGQLSAASEFKKRLLGMAAGAMFTGSGQQLDKLMKDQLFGIKTVSTIDYVGYSKEYACYVYGDIAIKDGTTYKVNSEDYFEFGKLRLKTLQKGVPIKLQREAKGFDEKWVQLLWTCFGAQGFVALVFFFGSLFCEQIRARYQSFPFLEATGEAGAGKTTLLNLLWKLLGREGYEGFDPMKSTKAGRSRLMGQVSGMPVVFLEADRHGDDRAHAKTFEWDELKDFYGGGTLATKGVKTAGNETYEPPFRGTIAISQNAAVVAHEAIMTRIVKLHFVRPTVTPESRAAADQLNALDGGILSHFLLRAVSKESAVLELFAQRMPEHESKLRRLHTHCFACSKAYTSDQGNCPSCGYDLRGYIRVERISKNHAQMLSLLDGIRLVLKLSDPQVAATQRQIVRMAIERQASISSDHAVVAEFWEVYDYLESLSEDPVVDHSTDPAVIAINLNEFCERAAEHKQKLADVATLRDLLKESRSHKFLDSNKAVHSAVRAAFNSRNPCSQPRPTTVKCWTFKA, from the coding sequence GCCATGGATGGTGATTTGTGGCCGACCCGAAAAATGTGGCCATACCCTGCACGTCAAAGAGCTATACGACGATCTGTTTGAAGATTGGAGCAAACGTGCGCCGGCGACAGACCAACATCCCAACGCCACCGCACGCGCTTACCTGGAGTTCGCCCGAGGCTTTCGGTTCGAGCTGATCCAGGGATGGTTCACCCAGGAAACGTTCTATTCCGTTGAACACAACGCCGGCAGCGCAACTGTTCGCTTCGCCCTGGAAAAAGGCGGTTGGTGGGAACGCTTGATCGATCAGCCGCACCGCTTCGGCAAAATGAAAGCCCGCTTCAAGTCAAAGGACAGCTACCGCGGTGTGTGGTGGTGCCCGCCCTGCGTCGACCTGCTTGAAGCCAAGGAAATTTGGATTGTCGAAGGGATCTTTGACGCCATCGCTCTGGTGCACAACGACATCGCGGCCGTATCGGCAATGTCGTCGAACGCGTTTCCCGGTGACTCGCTCAAGGCACTCGTTAAAACCCGGGAAGGCGGGAAGCTGCCCAAATTGGTTTGGGCGTTGGACAACGAGCCGAGCGCTAACGCCTACACCCGGCGCTGGGTGCGTGAAGCACGCGCCCTGGGCTTCGTCTGCGAGTCAGCACAGATCCCGCAACGCGACGGTCGCAAATCTGACTGGAACGATCTACATCAGCGCTGGAATTTCATTCAGGACGAAGCCAAACGTGCCGACCAGATCGCCACGGACCTCAAGCAAGCGCGTCACCAGGGTGCCCTACTGCTAGCCGAGAGTGCAGCGGAAAAGGCGTTGCTCATGTACGACTGGAACAAGCGCGGGGAATTTCACCTGGGATTTGGGAACCGCCTGTATTGGTTCAAATTGGACATGGAGAAATTCAATCGAGCCATGTCCGACATCGAGGACAGCGAGAACCACGACGACCAACTGCTTAACCAGGCGCAGCAACGCGAAAAAGCGCTGCAGCAATCTGGCAGCGTCGTGGAGATTGCCAACTGCTACCCCCAGGCGTTGTATTTCCAGCGCAACGAGGTAACAGACGAGTCCTGGTATTACATGCGCGTGGACTTCCCCCACGACTCCGAAAGTGTGAAGAACACCTTCACCAGTGGCCAACTGTCAGCCGCAAGCGAATTCAAAAAACGCCTGCTCGGTATGGCGGCCGGTGCCATGTTTACGGGCAGCGGCCAGCAGCTCGACAAGCTCATGAAAGATCAGCTGTTCGGCATCAAAACCGTTTCGACGATCGACTACGTGGGCTACAGCAAGGAATACGCCTGCTACGTCTACGGCGATATCGCAATCAAGGACGGCACCACCTACAAGGTCAACAGCGAAGACTATTTCGAGTTCGGCAAGCTGCGCCTGAAAACGCTGCAAAAAGGCGTCCCTATCAAGCTGCAGCGCGAAGCAAAGGGCTTTGACGAAAAATGGGTGCAACTGTTGTGGACCTGCTTCGGCGCCCAGGGCTTCGTCGCACTGGTGTTCTTTTTCGGTTCATTGTTCTGCGAACAGATCCGCGCTCGCTATCAGTCGTTCCCGTTCCTAGAAGCCACCGGTGAGGCCGGCGCGGGCAAGACCACCCTGCTAAACCTGCTTTGGAAACTACTCGGCCGCGAAGGCTACGAAGGCTTCGACCCAATGAAATCCACCAAAGCTGGGCGCTCTCGCCTCATGGGCCAGGTTTCCGGCATGCCGGTGGTGTTCCTGGAAGCCGATCGCCACGGGGATGATCGGGCCCATGCCAAGACCTTTGAATGGGACGAGCTGAAAGACTTCTACGGCGGCGGCACCTTGGCCACCAAAGGCGTCAAGACGGCGGGTAACGAAACGTACGAGCCGCCGTTCCGGGGCACGATCGCTATCAGCCAGAACGCGGCCGTGGTCGCCCACGAAGCGATCATGACGCGCATTGTGAAGCTGCATTTTGTACGCCCAACTGTCACACCGGAAAGCCGCGCTGCAGCGGATCAACTCAATGCCCTGGACGGCGGCATCCTCAGCCACTTCCTGTTGCGGGCTGTGAGTAAAGAATCCGCAGTGCTTGAGCTGTTCGCCCAGCGTATGCCCGAACACGAATCGAAACTGCGTCGCTTGCACACCCATTGCTTCGCCTGCAGTAAGGCCTATACCAGTGACCAGGGCAATTGTCCCAGTTGCGGCTATGACCTACGCGGCTACATCCGCGTGGAGCGCATCAGCAAAAACCACGCGCAAATGCTGTCGCTGCTCGACGGTATTCGCCTGGTCTTGAAATTGAGTGACCCTCAAGTCGCCGCGACCCAGCGCCAGATCGTGAGGATGGCCATCGAGCGCCAGGCCTCGATCAGCTCCGACCATGCGGTCGTCGCCGAGTTTTGGGAGGTTTACGACTACCTCGAATCCTTGAGCGAGGACCCGGTGGTCGACCACAGCACTGATCCCGCAGTGATCGCCATAAACCTCAACGAGTTTTGCGAGCGTGCCGCCGAACACAAACAGAAGTTGGCCGACGTGGCCACGTTGCGCGACCTGCTTAAGGAATCTCGTTCACATAAGTTTTTGGACAGCAACAAGGCCGTTCACAGCGCCGTACGCGCCGCATTTAACAGCCGCAACCCGTGTTCACAACCCCGGCCGACCACAGTGAAATGCTGGACATTCAAGGCGTAA
- a CDS encoding Arm DNA-binding domain-containing protein yields the protein MSGVEARGNSVRIYFQYNGEKCRESIPGGNKPATVAQAKRLLAIIEYEIDSGTFDYARHFPNSARLVENTFGHYLDLWLRIKANSVAASSYRGYANKAEVHVRPRWGKVQINAIDHLDLQEWIQGTLSKTLKNKTIRDIISNVRQVFRLYRTRMKVAHDPTEGLMVRLPDPEAPDPFTRAEIKQILDTPTTRTYELLMVQFMLWAGPRVSETIALAWEDVDLVQGTATFRRSKVRGAYRVTKTRRSMRKVRLLAPAWDALRKLDALTRTRKAETVEIVERDNKTVRKHTLHFVFLNTKSGLPHANDFVVRDRFFKAHLLAAGVRYRGPGQCRHTYASQLLTTGIASIDWIAEQMGHTNGNMIRQHYGTWINEDGPDVVGMLQLALKLSPLTAQH from the coding sequence ATGAGTGGGGTCGAAGCTCGCGGTAATTCCGTGAGAATCTATTTTCAATACAACGGCGAAAAATGCCGCGAATCGATACCAGGAGGTAACAAACCGGCCACGGTGGCCCAGGCAAAGCGCCTGCTCGCCATCATTGAATACGAGATCGATTCCGGTACCTTTGATTACGCACGCCACTTTCCCAACTCCGCTAGATTGGTGGAAAACACCTTTGGCCACTACTTGGACCTGTGGTTGCGGATCAAGGCCAACAGTGTGGCGGCGTCGAGTTATCGCGGCTACGCCAACAAGGCCGAGGTGCACGTGCGGCCACGCTGGGGCAAGGTACAGATCAACGCGATCGATCATCTGGACCTGCAGGAGTGGATTCAGGGCACCCTATCCAAAACCCTAAAAAACAAGACCATCCGCGACATCATCAGCAACGTGCGCCAGGTGTTCCGGCTCTACCGCACCCGGATGAAAGTCGCTCACGACCCCACCGAAGGCTTGATGGTGCGCCTCCCCGATCCAGAAGCACCGGACCCGTTCACCCGGGCGGAAATCAAACAGATCCTGGACACGCCGACCACGCGCACCTATGAACTGTTGATGGTGCAATTCATGCTGTGGGCCGGGCCCCGGGTTTCTGAAACCATCGCCTTGGCCTGGGAGGATGTCGACCTGGTGCAAGGCACTGCGACCTTTCGCCGATCGAAGGTGCGCGGCGCCTACCGCGTCACCAAAACCCGACGCTCAATGCGCAAGGTTCGCCTGCTGGCTCCAGCTTGGGACGCACTACGTAAGCTCGATGCGCTGACGCGAACGCGAAAAGCGGAAACCGTGGAGATCGTTGAGCGGGACAATAAAACGGTACGTAAGCACACCCTGCACTTCGTGTTTTTAAACACAAAGAGTGGACTGCCGCACGCCAACGATTTTGTGGTGCGCGACCGGTTCTTTAAAGCGCATTTGCTTGCAGCTGGGGTTCGCTATCGTGGTCCTGGCCAGTGCCGGCACACATATGCCAGTCAATTGCTGACCACGGGCATTGCCTCAATCGATTGGATCGCCGAACAAATGGGACACACCAACGGAAACATGATCCGTCAGCACTATGGGACATGGATCAACGAGGACGGGCCGGACGTGGTAGGGATGCTACAACTGGCCTTGAAGCTTTCGCCCCTCACAGCTCAACATTAA
- a CDS encoding DUF6555 family protein — MTKLLYIIEYELHQSPKSFIIRCEFMSNAEAWHWACCDAGIGVIPKSRNDKIRRISKPLAERYGLENVRWRPSGSVPFAPRPYAPPPPGNYSTE; from the coding sequence ATGACAAAACTTTTGTATATCATTGAGTACGAACTTCATCAGTCGCCCAAGTCTTTTATCATTAGATGCGAGTTTATGAGCAACGCGGAGGCTTGGCATTGGGCGTGCTGCGATGCGGGTATAGGCGTCATCCCGAAGTCGCGCAACGACAAAATCAGGCGAATAAGCAAACCGCTCGCCGAGCGTTATGGTCTGGAAAACGTGCGGTGGCGCCCCTCCGGCAGCGTGCCATTCGCCCCGAGGCCCTACGCCCCGCCACCACCCGGAAATTACTCGACGGAATAA
- a CDS encoding crotonase/enoyl-CoA hydratase family protein codes for MSELIAYHLEDGIATLTLSNGKVNAISPAVVSAFNEALDQAEKDRAVVVITGTPGILSGGYDLKVMTAGPKEAIGLVTSGSTLARRLLSHPFPVIVACPGHAVAKGAFLLLSADYRIGVEGPFSIGLNEVAIGMTMHHAGIELARDRLRKSAFHRSVINAEMFDPQGALQAGFLDKVVAPEELHAAALEAARQLKKLNMNAHKHTKLKVRKALLEALDEAIIQDQSHSLI; via the coding sequence ATGAGTGAGCTGATTGCCTACCACCTCGAAGACGGTATTGCGACCCTGACCTTGAGCAACGGCAAGGTGAACGCCATTTCTCCGGCGGTGGTCAGCGCGTTTAATGAAGCGCTGGATCAGGCGGAGAAGGACCGGGCGGTGGTGGTGATCACCGGCACGCCGGGGATTCTGTCGGGTGGTTATGACTTGAAGGTGATGACCGCCGGGCCCAAGGAAGCCATCGGCCTGGTGACGTCGGGTTCGACGTTGGCGCGTCGACTGTTATCGCACCCATTCCCGGTGATTGTGGCGTGCCCTGGGCATGCGGTAGCCAAGGGCGCGTTCCTGCTGTTGTCGGCCGATTATCGGATTGGCGTGGAAGGCCCGTTCAGCATTGGGCTCAATGAGGTGGCGATTGGCATGACCATGCACCACGCCGGTATTGAACTGGCGCGGGATCGCTTGCGCAAGTCGGCGTTTCATCGCTCGGTGATCAACGCCGAAATGTTTGACCCGCAAGGTGCGCTGCAAGCCGGCTTCCTCGACAAGGTGGTGGCGCCCGAGGAATTGCACGCGGCGGCGCTCGAAGCAGCGCGTCAGTTGAAGAAGCTGAATATGAACGCTCACAAGCACACCAAGTTGAAGGTGCGTAAGGCGTTGCTGGAAGCCTTGGACGAAGCGATCATCCAGGACCAGAGCCATAGCCTGATCTGA
- a CDS encoding 1-acylglycerol-3-phosphate O-acyltransferase, producing the protein MLFLLRMSLMGLHFMITGVLGVLIGLCRPFNPDNSRLCARLYALPAMRLLGLNVKAEVDSLRNKPSTCVVIANHQSNYDLFVLGNVVPHRTVCIAKKSLKWVPLFGQLFWLAGNVLIDRGNAHKARRAMLTTTHTLQNKDTSIWVFPEGTRNLGKGLLPFKKGAFHMAIAAGVPIVQVCVSNYVTHMQLNRWNSGDVLIRSLPPIPTTGLTTDDIPQLMQTCEAQMKACIVEMDYELVGASLLAKNAR; encoded by the coding sequence ATGCTTTTTCTGTTGCGTATGTCGTTGATGGGCCTGCACTTTATGATCACCGGTGTACTGGGCGTGCTGATCGGCCTCTGCCGACCGTTCAACCCGGATAATAGCCGTCTGTGTGCCCGCCTCTACGCGCTGCCGGCGATGCGGCTGTTGGGGCTTAATGTGAAGGCCGAAGTGGACTCGCTACGCAACAAACCAAGTACCTGCGTGGTCATCGCGAATCATCAGTCCAACTACGATCTGTTTGTGCTCGGCAACGTGGTGCCCCATCGCACCGTGTGCATCGCCAAGAAAAGCCTGAAATGGGTACCGCTGTTCGGCCAACTGTTCTGGCTGGCGGGTAATGTGCTGATCGACCGAGGCAATGCGCATAAGGCACGCCGTGCGATGCTCACCACCACCCACACGTTGCAAAACAAGGACACGTCGATCTGGGTGTTCCCCGAGGGCACGCGCAACCTCGGCAAGGGTTTGCTGCCGTTCAAGAAAGGCGCGTTCCATATGGCGATTGCGGCGGGTGTGCCGATCGTACAGGTATGTGTGAGCAATTACGTGACCCACATGCAGCTCAATCGCTGGAACAGCGGTGATGTGCTCATACGCTCGTTGCCGCCGATTCCTACTACCGGCCTGACGACGGATGACATTCCTCAGCTAATGCAGACTTGCGAGGCGCAGATGAAAGCGTGCATCGTCGAGATGGACTACGAACTTGTAGGAGCGAGCTTGCTCGCGAAAAACGCAAGGTGA
- a CDS encoding magnesium and cobalt transport protein CorA → MGRVVAAAVYSAGKKVTDITLDEGAAWAAKPGHFVWIGLEEPDAQELTNLQRQFNLHELAIEDAMEKHSRPKLETFGDALFIVTYSPVRENGKLEFIETHIFAGNGYIITARNGHSASYGFVRQRCEARPLLLEHGEDFVLYALLDFVTENYQPVSEAIHAEIDELERNVLCSSLSERDIQKIHGLRRDVLRLKRYVAPMVEISQELQKLSFPFIDKNMRPYFRDVQIHVTRQMEDLTTLRDIASQTIEIGVLLEASRQSVVQRKFAAWAAILAFPTAVAGIYGMNFQNMPELQWHYGYFAVLGFIATGCTALWGSFKRSGWL, encoded by the coding sequence ATGGGTAGAGTTGTTGCGGCCGCCGTCTACAGCGCCGGTAAGAAAGTCACGGATATCACCCTCGACGAGGGCGCGGCCTGGGCCGCCAAACCCGGCCACTTTGTGTGGATCGGCCTGGAAGAGCCCGACGCCCAGGAGCTGACCAACCTGCAACGCCAGTTCAACCTGCACGAACTGGCCATTGAAGACGCAATGGAAAAGCACAGCCGCCCGAAGCTCGAAACCTTCGGCGATGCGCTGTTTATCGTCACCTACTCACCGGTGCGCGAGAACGGCAAGCTGGAATTTATCGAAACCCATATCTTTGCCGGTAACGGCTACATCATCACCGCGCGCAACGGTCACTCAGCGTCCTACGGTTTTGTGCGCCAGCGCTGTGAGGCGCGGCCGCTGTTGCTGGAGCATGGGGAAGATTTCGTACTCTATGCGCTGCTGGATTTCGTCACCGAGAACTACCAGCCGGTGAGCGAAGCGATCCATGCCGAGATCGATGAGCTGGAGCGTAACGTGCTGTGCAGTTCGCTGAGCGAACGCGACATCCAGAAGATCCACGGCCTGCGTCGCGACGTACTGCGACTCAAGCGTTATGTGGCGCCGATGGTGGAGATCAGCCAGGAGCTGCAGAAGCTGAGCTTCCCGTTTATCGACAAGAACATGCGCCCGTACTTCCGTGACGTGCAGATCCACGTAACGCGACAGATGGAAGACCTCACCACCCTGCGCGATATCGCCAGCCAGACCATCGAGATCGGTGTGTTACTGGAGGCTTCGCGCCAGAGCGTGGTGCAGCGCAAGTTCGCCGCGTGGGCGGCGATCCTTGCATTCCCCACCGCCGTGGCGGGAATTTATGGGATGAACTTCCAGAACATGCCCGAGCTGCAATGGCATTACGGCTATTTTGCGGTGCTCGGGTTTATCGCGACCGGCTGCACCGCCCTATGGGGCAGTTTCAAGCGTTCGGGTTGGCTTTAA
- a CDS encoding amidotransferase, translating to MSLRVCILETDILRPGLIDQYQGYGQMFKRLFAKQPIAAEFVVYNVVQGEYPPDDEVFDAYLVTGSKADSFGTDPWIQTLKTYLLERYERGDKLLGICFGHQLLALLLGGKAERASKGWGMGIHDYKLDAKAPWMSPEVPQLTLLISHQDQVTTLPANATVVASSEFCPFAAYHIGDQVLCFQGHPEFVHDYSRELLEILQTTLGEKVYTNGVASLERDHHGATVAEWMMRFVAHKPEARV from the coding sequence ATGTCGTTACGCGTCTGTATCCTGGAAACCGATATCCTGCGTCCAGGCTTGATCGATCAATACCAAGGGTACGGGCAGATGTTCAAGCGCCTGTTCGCCAAGCAGCCGATTGCCGCCGAGTTTGTCGTCTACAACGTGGTGCAGGGTGAATATCCACCGGACGATGAGGTGTTTGACGCCTACCTGGTCACGGGCAGCAAGGCCGACTCCTTTGGTACCGATCCCTGGATCCAGACCCTCAAGACCTATCTGCTCGAGCGTTATGAGCGCGGCGACAAGTTGTTGGGCATTTGCTTCGGCCATCAGTTGTTGGCGTTGCTGCTCGGCGGCAAGGCCGAACGCGCGAGCAAGGGCTGGGGCATGGGCATCCACGATTACAAGCTTGATGCCAAGGCGCCGTGGATGAGCCCTGAAGTGCCGCAGCTGACGCTACTGATCAGCCATCAGGACCAGGTGACCACGCTGCCGGCAAACGCCACGGTTGTTGCGTCCAGCGAATTTTGCCCGTTCGCCGCGTACCACATCGGCGATCAGGTGCTGTGCTTTCAGGGCCACCCGGAATTTGTCCACGACTATTCCCGCGAACTGCTGGAGATTCTTCAGACAACCCTGGGCGAAAAGGTCTACACAAACGGCGTGGCCAGCCTTGAGCGCGACCACCACGGCGCAACCGTGGCGGAATGGATGATGCGTTTTGTGGCCCATAAACCCGAGGCCCGGGTTTAA
- a CDS encoding c-type cytochrome: MKCFLVLLGLLIALPVSAAQLTLELDHASKTWQTEDLLKHPQAQTVQIVDDVSYKRTMTYRAVPLAVLLPGLNAESHLQAVALDGFAAELTAAPLLEQHGARAWLAVEDPAQPWPALAAGKPSAGPFYLVWTDPQAGHISPEQWPFQIARIKQLKTVAERFPALLPDPKLPADDPINRGFALFQKNCLACHRLNGAGDAQVGPDLNIPYSPTEYFGGDFLKRYIRDPQSMRHWPQAKMPAFAASVLPDDELELLVGYLKHMAGRKQQP; the protein is encoded by the coding sequence TTGAAATGCTTTCTCGTTCTTCTCGGCTTGCTGATCGCCCTGCCCGTATCGGCGGCGCAGTTAACCCTCGAACTCGACCACGCCAGCAAGACCTGGCAAACCGAGGACCTGCTCAAACATCCACAAGCGCAAACGGTGCAAATCGTTGATGACGTTTCCTACAAGCGCACCATGACCTATCGGGCGGTGCCGCTGGCCGTGTTATTACCGGGACTAAACGCTGAGAGCCACCTGCAAGCCGTTGCCCTTGATGGTTTCGCCGCCGAACTCACGGCGGCGCCGCTGCTCGAACAGCACGGCGCACGCGCCTGGCTGGCGGTGGAAGATCCCGCTCAGCCATGGCCTGCTCTGGCGGCCGGCAAACCGAGTGCCGGGCCGTTCTACCTGGTGTGGACCGACCCGCAAGCGGGACATATCAGCCCTGAGCAGTGGCCATTCCAGATCGCCCGTATCAAACAATTGAAGACAGTGGCGGAACGCTTTCCAGCGTTGTTGCCCGACCCGAAACTGCCGGCCGATGACCCGATCAACCGGGGGTTCGCGCTGTTTCAAAAAAACTGCCTGGCCTGTCATCGCCTCAATGGCGCCGGTGATGCGCAGGTAGGTCCGGATTTGAATATTCCCTACAGCCCCACCGAGTATTTCGGCGGTGACTTCCTCAAGCGTTATATCCGTGACCCACAAAGTATGCGGCATTGGCCACAGGCCAAGATGCCCGCGTTCGCCGCCAGTGTGTTGCCGGACGACGAACTGGAGTTGCTGGTGGGATATCTGAAGCACATGGCCGGGCGTAAACAACAACCCTGA
- a CDS encoding transglutaminase family protein translates to MRLSISHETTYHYEDQVRASIQYLRLTPHDSERQHVLSWQLDLPRPVRAQVDPFGNILHVLTLDEPHDAIVIGARGQVDIDELREAEHESQSAFPFLRCTRLTEPDDALRGFAAQNCHQRRDRSALIDLMHALNQVMVYTPGATEVDTCAAQAFAGRAGVCQDHTHAFLACARSLGIPARYVSGYLYTEDSTHLASHAWAEAWLDDAWYSFDVTNQLARPERHLKLAVGLDYLDACPVRGMRRGGGHEQMHAKVSVAPTPVVSVQQQ, encoded by the coding sequence ATGAGACTCTCCATCAGCCACGAAACCACCTACCACTATGAAGACCAGGTGCGCGCCAGCATCCAGTACCTGCGCCTGACGCCCCACGACAGCGAGCGCCAGCATGTACTCAGCTGGCAGCTTGATTTGCCACGCCCGGTGCGCGCCCAAGTGGATCCGTTCGGGAATATCCTGCATGTACTGACCCTGGACGAGCCCCACGACGCCATCGTCATCGGCGCCCGTGGCCAGGTGGACATCGATGAATTGCGCGAGGCCGAACACGAGAGCCAATCGGCGTTTCCGTTCCTGCGTTGCACCCGCTTGACCGAGCCCGACGACGCCCTGCGCGGTTTTGCCGCCCAGAATTGTCATCAGCGTCGCGACCGCAGCGCATTGATCGACTTGATGCATGCGCTCAACCAGGTAATGGTCTACACGCCCGGCGCAACCGAAGTCGACACCTGCGCCGCCCAGGCCTTCGCCGGCCGTGCGGGCGTGTGCCAGGACCACACCCATGCGTTCCTGGCTTGCGCGCGCAGCCTGGGCATTCCGGCGCGGTATGTGTCGGGTTATCTGTACACCGAGGACAGCACGCACCTGGCCAGTCACGCCTGGGCCGAAGCCTGGCTGGATGACGCCTGGTACAGCTTTGACGTGACCAACCAGCTTGCGCGGCCGGAGCGGCATCTGAAACTGGCGGTGGGGTTGGATTACCTCGATGCCTGCCCGGTACGCGGCATGCGCCGTGGTGGTGGGCATGAGCAAATGCATGCCAAGGTGTCTGTGGCGCCGACGCCGGTGGTTTCAGTGCAACAGCAATAG
- a CDS encoding alpha-E domain-containing protein yields the protein MLSRTASDLYWMSRYLERAENLARMLDVSYSLSLMPQDGRGDGLHELAMPLLITGTLEDYHERHGELHAERLLHFFALDAANPASIYSCLGAARSSAHAVRGRITADMWENINATWLDIRDIAQQGLSRYGMSRFCEWVKERSHLFRGATYGTIMRNDAFRFIRLGTFIERADNTLRLLDARYEMAGDRAEAVTDGTAHAYYQWSALLRALSSFEAYTEIYRDAPGARQVAELLLLRADVPRSLRACSEEIDQILASLPGLNGRPAQRLAAEMDARLRFTAIDEILEEGLHAWLTDFIPLVRQLGDAIYASYLEAA from the coding sequence ATGTTGAGTAGAACTGCCTCGGATCTGTACTGGATGTCGCGCTACCTGGAACGCGCGGAAAACCTCGCACGCATGCTCGATGTCAGTTATTCGCTGTCGCTGATGCCCCAGGATGGGCGGGGCGATGGCCTGCATGAACTGGCCATGCCGCTGTTGATCACCGGCACCCTGGAGGATTACCACGAGCGCCACGGCGAGTTGCACGCCGAACGCCTGTTGCATTTCTTCGCCCTGGATGCCGCCAACCCCGCCAGCATTTACAGCTGTCTGGGCGCCGCGCGGTCCAGCGCCCATGCGGTGCGTGGGCGGATTACCGCCGACATGTGGGAAAACATCAACGCGACCTGGCTGGATATTCGTGACATCGCCCAGCAGGGGCTTAGCCGCTACGGCATGAGCCGGTTTTGTGAATGGGTCAAGGAGCGTTCCCATCTGTTTCGTGGCGCGACCTACGGCACCATCATGCGCAACGACGCGTTCCGGTTTATTCGCCTGGGCACCTTTATCGAACGCGCCGACAACACCTTGCGCCTGCTGGATGCGCGTTACGAAATGGCCGGCGATCGTGCCGAAGCCGTCACCGATGGCACCGCCCACGCCTACTACCAATGGAGCGCCTTGCTGCGCGCATTGTCGTCGTTCGAGGCCTACACCGAGATCTACCGCGATGCCCCCGGCGCCCGGCAGGTGGCGGAGTTGCTGCTGTTGCGCGCCGACGTACCGCGCTCATTGCGCGCCTGCAGTGAAGAGATCGACCAGATTCTCGCCAGCCTGCCTGGCCTTAACGGCCGACCAGCCCAGCGCCTGGCCGCCGAAATGGACGCGCGCCTGCGCTTTACCGCCATCGATGAAATCCTCGAGGAAGGCCTGCACGCCTGGCTGACCGACTTTATCCCCTTGGTCCGCCAGTTGGGCGACGCCATTTACGCATCCTACCTGGAGGCCGCATGA